From Vibrio aerogenes, a single genomic window includes:
- a CDS encoding MinD/ParA family protein — MTNKMIYDQASGLRRLNEPTLTKVIAVTGGKGGVGKTNVTLGMAMSMARQGKKVMVLDADLGLANVDVMLGIRPKKNLGHVLAGECELQDAITDGPLGIKIIPATSGTQSMVELSHAQHVGLIRAFGSLEEEMDVLLIDTAAGISDMVVSFARAAQDVVVVVCDEPTSITDAYALIKLLSREHQVQRFKVVANMVRSYREGRELFAKLTLVTERFLNVSIELVACIPLDDNVRQSVKKQKIVVDAFPRSPASLAISSLANKALTWPIPRTPSGHLEFFVERLLNRTEIVGEPFSE; from the coding sequence ATGACAAATAAGATGATTTACGACCAAGCAAGCGGCCTGCGTCGCTTAAATGAGCCGACACTTACGAAAGTTATTGCTGTGACGGGCGGTAAAGGAGGCGTTGGCAAAACTAATGTCACATTAGGAATGGCAATGAGTATGGCACGTCAGGGCAAAAAAGTGATGGTGCTTGATGCTGATTTGGGCCTTGCTAATGTGGATGTCATGTTGGGTATCCGACCTAAAAAGAATCTGGGACATGTGCTGGCCGGAGAATGTGAACTTCAGGATGCAATTACGGATGGACCTCTTGGTATAAAAATTATTCCTGCGACTTCCGGCACTCAGTCCATGGTTGAACTATCTCATGCGCAGCATGTTGGTTTAATCAGGGCCTTTGGCAGCCTGGAAGAAGAGATGGATGTCCTTTTGATTGATACGGCTGCCGGCATTTCAGATATGGTGGTCAGTTTTGCAAGGGCAGCTCAGGATGTTGTTGTGGTTGTATGTGATGAACCAACATCAATTACAGATGCATATGCATTGATAAAATTATTAAGCAGAGAACATCAGGTACAAAGATTTAAAGTCGTTGCTAACATGGTTCGCAGTTACCGTGAAGGCCGTGAATTATTTGCTAAGTTGACTTTGGTCACAGAGCGTTTTCTTAATGTAAGCATAGAACTCGTCGCTTGCATTCCTTTAGACGATAATGTACGACAGTCAGTTAAAAAACAAAAAATTGTTGTGGATGCATTTCCACGTTCACCCGCTTCGCTTGCTATTAGCTCTTTAGCAAATAAAGCGTTAACATGGCCCATACCACGAACACCGAGTGGCCATTTGGAATTTTTTGTAGAGCGCTTGCTTAATCGTACAGAAATAGTCGGGGAACCATTTAGTGAATAA
- the sixA gene encoding phosphohistidine phosphatase SixA, whose amino-acid sequence MKIYIMRHGEAGFSASGDAERRLTARGKVDSVSVLQQAVAHQAISVDRVLVSPYLRAQETWQEITGYVNAKTVEICDDITPYGQAEHVFSYMMALAEVEKIESFFLVSHLPLVGYLTSEFVRDVTPPMFPTSGLVCLEYQPDTQKGQILQRFFPTVS is encoded by the coding sequence ATGAAAATTTATATCATGCGTCATGGTGAAGCCGGATTCAGTGCTTCCGGTGATGCAGAAAGACGCCTGACCGCACGTGGTAAGGTTGATTCTGTGAGTGTTTTACAGCAGGCGGTTGCTCATCAGGCTATTTCTGTAGACCGGGTTCTTGTCAGCCCTTATCTTCGTGCTCAGGAGACCTGGCAGGAAATAACCGGTTATGTGAATGCCAAAACAGTGGAAATTTGTGATGACATTACCCCTTATGGGCAGGCCGAGCATGTTTTTAGCTATATGATGGCTTTGGCTGAAGTTGAAAAAATTGAGTCATTCTTTTTAGTTTCTCATTTACCTCTGGTTGGATATTTAACCAGCGAATTTGTCAGAGATGTGACGCCACCGATGTTTCCGACATCCGGTCTGGTCTGCCTTGAATATCAGCCGGATACTCAAAAAGGTCAGATATTACAACGCTTCTTCCCAACCGTATCGTAG
- the flhF gene encoding flagellar biosynthesis protein FlhF, which yields MKIKRFFAKDVKSALLQVKEELGDDAVIMSNKKNAGGVEIVAAVDSESVIPKNQAQQHYSAKSQYHQDKHPAAEYAGGRRLKEDQVKIGGQSQSSDRNGKPTMTQQFASLLKHYTPNQSGGSDSEANSLSSLLQRQGNNDQGKHENPLTQRWQENDQKTDLHAGMQPNQLDPTRFIRRNPREDEQPNPDIELMKDDINSIRRLLEHQVSGLMWQEVERREPLRAMLIKRLARMGVSLELADQLACYIPEETPPPKAWKALLGLVSDQIPASKQDILKKGGVVALLGPTGVGKTTTIAKLAARAAMEYGADEIALVTTDTYRIGAHEQLAIYGRIMGCPVKVAKDSKELADVIHQLRNRRLILVDTAGMGQRDVRLSEQLDTLMQDRGNAIRSYLVLPATAQRKVLQETIDHFRRIPLSGCIMTKLDESLSLGEFVSVIVENALPVAYIANGQRVPEDIVVAQPKYMVAKANELLEKSADNEPHYWSSDSERI from the coding sequence TTGAAAATTAAACGATTTTTTGCCAAGGATGTAAAATCTGCATTATTACAAGTTAAAGAAGAACTTGGTGATGATGCTGTGATTATGTCAAACAAGAAAAATGCGGGTGGTGTTGAAATCGTCGCGGCTGTTGATAGTGAGAGTGTCATACCTAAAAATCAGGCCCAGCAGCATTACAGTGCTAAGTCACAATATCATCAGGATAAGCATCCTGCAGCAGAATATGCGGGTGGTCGTCGTTTAAAAGAGGATCAGGTTAAAATCGGAGGTCAGTCTCAGTCATCTGATCGTAACGGAAAACCGACCATGACTCAGCAATTTGCGAGTTTACTGAAGCATTATACACCCAACCAGTCTGGTGGTTCTGATTCTGAAGCCAATTCATTATCTTCACTGCTGCAAAGGCAGGGAAACAATGACCAGGGTAAGCATGAAAACCCACTGACTCAACGTTGGCAAGAAAACGACCAGAAGACTGATTTGCATGCTGGCATGCAACCGAATCAACTTGATCCCACACGGTTTATCCGGCGAAATCCAAGAGAGGATGAACAACCAAATCCTGATATTGAATTAATGAAAGATGATATTAACTCAATCCGTCGGTTGTTAGAGCATCAGGTATCGGGGTTAATGTGGCAGGAAGTTGAACGAAGAGAACCTCTCCGCGCGATGTTGATTAAGCGTCTGGCACGGATGGGAGTCTCTTTAGAGCTTGCAGATCAGCTGGCATGTTACATCCCTGAAGAAACGCCACCACCTAAAGCCTGGAAAGCTTTACTTGGTCTGGTATCTGACCAGATTCCTGCCTCCAAGCAAGATATTTTAAAGAAGGGAGGCGTTGTTGCTTTGCTCGGGCCGACGGGGGTCGGGAAAACAACAACGATTGCCAAACTAGCCGCCAGAGCAGCCATGGAATATGGTGCTGATGAAATAGCATTGGTCACGACTGATACTTATCGTATCGGTGCGCATGAGCAACTGGCGATATATGGAAGAATTATGGGTTGTCCTGTAAAAGTTGCTAAAGATTCCAAAGAGTTAGCCGATGTTATACACCAACTGAGAAATCGTCGCCTGATTTTGGTTGATACCGCGGGAATGGGACAACGTGATGTCCGTCTTTCTGAGCAACTTGATACATTGATGCAGGACCGGGGCAATGCTATAAGAAGCTATCTGGTTTTACCTGCAACAGCCCAACGAAAAGTATTACAGGAAACGATTGATCATTTCAGACGAATTCCTTTGTCCGGATGCATAATGACGAAGTTGGACGAGTCCCTGAGCCTTGGAGAATTTGTGAGTGTTATTGTTGAGAATGCTTTACCGGTAGCATACATCGCTAATGGCCAGCGGGTTCCTGAAGATATTGTTGTTGCTCAACCGAAATATATGGTAGCAAAAGCAAACGAGTTGCTAGAAAAGTCGGCAGATAATGAGCCTCACTACTGGAGTAGTGACTCAGAGAGAATCTAG
- the flhA gene encoding flagellar biosynthesis protein FlhA, with protein sequence MKFSLPFADKLPSVSQRSMPAIGAPIMVLVTLAMVVLPIPAFLLDLFFTFNIALAMVVLLVTVYTRRPLDFAAFPTVLLISTLLRLALNVASTRVVLLHGHDGADSAGKVIEAFGNVVIGGNYAVGLVVFLILMIINFMVVTKGAGRISEVSARFTLDALPGKQMAIDADLNAGLIDQDQARLRRFEVTKEADFYGSMDGASKFVKGDAIAGILILFINIVGGLSIGMIQYNLDFGDAIKIYTLLTIGDGLVAQIPSLLLSIGAAIMVTRQNTDEDMGQQVIIQMFDNPKALIITASILAVMGIVPGMPHFAFLSLAILAGGGAYLLHRKRKKASEEKVIPEPNPSDSPQQKELSWDDVQPIDIIGLEVGYRLIPLVDREQGGELLERVKGVRKKLSQDFGFLIPPVHIRDNLELPPNSYRITLMGVAVGEAEIRPDQELAINPGQVYGAIEGEETYDPAFGLEAVWIDDEHREHAQALGYTVVDSSTVLATHLSQLLTNNASQLLGHEEVQNLLDMLERTAPKLIENFIPDQLSLGVVVKVLQNLLNEAIPIRDIRTIIQTLAEYSGKSQEPDILTAAVRIALRRLIVQEINGIEPELPVITLIPELEQILHQTMQAAGGESAGIEPGLAERLQFSLSQATQEQELKGEPAVLLTSGVLRTTLAKFVKNTIPNLRVLSYQEIPDEKQIRIVQAVGN encoded by the coding sequence ATGAAGTTTTCGTTGCCATTTGCGGATAAATTACCATCTGTCTCCCAGCGTAGTATGCCAGCGATCGGTGCTCCGATCATGGTTCTTGTTACGTTGGCGATGGTGGTTTTACCTATCCCTGCGTTTTTACTTGACCTGTTTTTTACTTTCAACATTGCATTAGCAATGGTGGTCCTCCTTGTGACGGTGTATACCCGTCGTCCTCTGGATTTTGCAGCATTTCCGACTGTTCTGTTGATTTCTACGCTCCTCCGTCTGGCTTTGAACGTGGCTTCAACCCGGGTTGTTTTGTTACATGGGCATGATGGTGCTGATTCTGCCGGTAAGGTTATTGAAGCTTTCGGTAACGTGGTGATTGGCGGGAATTATGCCGTTGGTTTAGTCGTATTCCTGATTTTAATGATCATTAACTTCATGGTTGTAACCAAAGGTGCCGGACGTATTTCTGAGGTCAGTGCCCGCTTCACTCTTGATGCATTACCCGGTAAGCAGATGGCTATTGATGCTGATTTAAATGCAGGTTTGATTGATCAGGATCAGGCCCGTCTGCGTCGTTTTGAAGTGACGAAAGAGGCCGACTTTTATGGCTCTATGGATGGTGCATCAAAATTTGTAAAAGGGGATGCTATCGCCGGGATTTTAATCCTGTTTATCAATATTGTTGGCGGTTTATCCATCGGGATGATTCAGTACAATCTGGATTTTGGCGATGCAATTAAAATCTATACATTGTTAACGATTGGTGATGGCCTGGTGGCTCAGATCCCGTCTTTATTACTATCGATTGGCGCTGCAATTATGGTCACGCGTCAAAATACTGATGAAGATATGGGACAGCAGGTCATTATCCAGATGTTTGATAATCCTAAGGCATTGATTATTACTGCATCTATACTGGCTGTCATGGGTATTGTTCCGGGAATGCCTCACTTTGCATTCCTTTCTTTAGCTATTTTGGCGGGAGGTGGCGCATATTTATTGCACAGAAAGAGGAAGAAAGCTTCTGAAGAGAAGGTTATTCCAGAGCCAAATCCGTCAGACTCACCTCAACAAAAAGAACTATCCTGGGATGATGTTCAGCCGATTGATATTATCGGTCTGGAGGTCGGATACCGATTGATTCCTCTTGTTGATCGTGAACAAGGAGGAGAGTTGCTTGAGCGGGTCAAAGGCGTCAGGAAAAAATTATCTCAGGATTTTGGCTTTTTAATTCCACCGGTCCATATCCGGGATAACCTGGAACTCCCGCCGAACAGTTACCGGATTACACTGATGGGCGTCGCTGTGGGAGAAGCGGAGATTCGGCCGGATCAAGAGTTGGCAATCAACCCTGGGCAAGTCTATGGTGCAATTGAGGGTGAAGAAACCTACGATCCGGCTTTCGGACTCGAAGCTGTATGGATTGATGATGAACACCGGGAACATGCTCAGGCTTTGGGTTATACCGTTGTTGATTCATCTACGGTACTTGCGACTCATTTAAGTCAGTTGTTAACAAACAATGCATCTCAGTTACTTGGGCATGAAGAAGTACAAAACCTGCTTGATATGCTTGAACGTACTGCGCCGAAGCTGATTGAGAACTTTATTCCGGATCAGCTCTCTCTTGGTGTTGTGGTTAAAGTCTTGCAAAACCTCCTTAATGAAGCGATTCCGATCAGGGATATCAGAACAATTATTCAGACACTTGCGGAATACTCAGGAAAGAGTCAAGAACCCGACATATTAACAGCAGCTGTCAGAATTGCATTGAGAAGATTAATCGTACAGGAAATCAATGGGATAGAGCCAGAGTTGCCTGTGATTACATTGATTCCTGAGCTGGAACAAATATTGCATCAAACAATGCAGGCTGCTGGTGGTGAATCCGCAGGGATCGAACCGGGTTTGGCTGAGCGACTTCAGTTCTCGTTAAGTCAGGCGACCCAAGAGCAAGAGTTGAAGGGAGAACCTGCCGTATTATTGACATCCGGAGTATTAAGAACCACGCTCGCAAAATTTGTCAAAAATACGATACCGAACTTAAGGGTTCTTTCTTACCAGGAAATCCCTGATGAAAAGCAAATCAGAATAGTACAGGCTGTAGGGAATTAG